The DNA sequence GCACCGGGGAGTTCGAGTTCCGCACGATGCTGCCCGGCGAGATCAACGCCGACCAGGTGGACGCGAAGCTGCGCGACGGCGTGCTCACGGTCACGATCCCCAAGGCCCAGGCCGCCAAGCCACGTCACATCCAGGTGTCCACCTGAGGCCGTCCGGCCCGGTCAGCGGGCCGTCACCAGCGGTTGCGCCGGCTCCGCGCCGGGGCCGGCGCCGACAGAGGAGAAGCCATGCCCGCGCCGTCGATCGACGCCATCCTGCAGAACTACCAGCCCGTCGAGACCTACCGCAGCTACGCGCAGGCGCAGCGGGCGGTGGACTACCTGTCCGACCACGGGTTCCCCGTCGCCGGGACCCTGATCATGGGGGTCGACCTGCGCACCGTCGAACGCGTCCTGGGACGCCTCACCTACCTGCGGGCGGCGGCGCGGGGCGCGGTCGGCGGGGCCTGGTTCGGCCTGCTGCTCGGCCTGTTCCTCGGGCTCTTCACCCGGGGGCCCCTCCCGCTGGTCGCCCTCGTGCTGTGGGGCCTGGTCTGGGGTGCGATCGCCGGGGCGATCTTCGGCCTGATCTCGCACGCGATGACCGGCGGCGAGCGCGACTTCGTGTCCACCAGCTCGCTCGCCGCCGAGCGGTACGAGGTGCTCGTGCAGAACGACCAGGTGGCGAGGGCCCACGAGCTGCTG is a window from the Thermopolyspora flexuosa genome containing:
- a CDS encoding general stress protein — encoded protein: MPAPSIDAILQNYQPVETYRSYAQAQRAVDYLSDHGFPVAGTLIMGVDLRTVERVLGRLTYLRAAARGAVGGAWFGLLLGLFLGLFTRGPLPLVALVLWGLVWGAIAGAIFGLISHAMTGGERDFVSTSSLAAERYEVLVQNDQVARAHELLTGLRGG